A DNA window from Bacteroides cellulosilyticus contains the following coding sequences:
- a CDS encoding glycoside hydrolase family 10 protein gives MKVRTLLCVCALLFSLTVAAQFQPERYPKREFRAAWIQAVNGQFRGIPTEKLKQTLISQLNSLQEAGINAIIFQVRPEADALYASQLEPWSRFLTGVQGQAPNPYWDPMEFMIEECHKRGMEFHAWINPYRVKTSLKNELAPGHVYNIHPEWFVTYGDQVYFDPALPESRRHICMVITDIVSRYDVDAIHMDDYFYPYPKQGVDFPDDASFARYGGGFSNKADWRRSNVNVLIKKIHETVRELKPWVKFGVSPFGIYRNQKSDPLGSKTNGLQNYDDLYADVLLWAREGWIDYNIPQIYWQIGHPVADYETLVKWWAKNTENRPLFIGQSVMNTVQNADPQTPSMNQLPRKMALQRAYQTIGGSCQWPASAVVENAGKYRDALMAEYHKYPALPPVFDFMDNEAPDKVRKMKPVWTEDGYLLFWTAPKYKDEMDRAVQYVIYRFDAKEKVDISDPSHIVAITRDNFYKLPYENGKTKYRYVVTALDRLHNESKVVAKKVKL, from the coding sequence GGCAGCGCAATTCCAACCCGAAAGATACCCCAAACGTGAATTTCGTGCAGCCTGGATACAAGCTGTTAACGGACAATTCCGCGGAATTCCCACCGAGAAGTTGAAACAGACCCTGATCAGTCAGTTGAACTCCCTGCAAGAGGCAGGCATTAATGCCATTATCTTTCAGGTACGTCCCGAAGCCGATGCTCTCTATGCTTCGCAACTGGAACCGTGGAGCCGCTTTCTGACCGGTGTACAGGGACAAGCACCCAATCCTTATTGGGATCCCATGGAATTTATGATTGAAGAGTGTCACAAGCGTGGTATGGAGTTTCATGCCTGGATTAATCCTTATCGTGTGAAGACTTCACTGAAGAATGAATTGGCGCCGGGCCATGTTTATAATATCCATCCCGAATGGTTTGTTACTTACGGTGACCAAGTCTATTTCGACCCTGCATTGCCGGAAAGCCGTCGCCACATCTGTATGGTGATTACGGATATTGTTTCCCGCTACGATGTTGATGCTATTCATATGGATGATTATTTCTATCCTTATCCTAAACAGGGAGTAGACTTTCCGGATGATGCCAGCTTTGCCCGTTATGGCGGTGGATTTTCTAATAAAGCGGATTGGCGTCGCAGTAATGTCAATGTGTTGATAAAGAAAATTCATGAGACAGTGCGTGAATTGAAGCCATGGGTTAAGTTCGGTGTTTCTCCGTTTGGTATTTACCGTAATCAGAAGAGTGATCCGCTGGGTAGTAAGACCAACGGTTTGCAAAACTATGATGATCTTTATGCCGATGTGCTTCTTTGGGCCCGTGAAGGTTGGATAGACTATAACATTCCGCAGATATACTGGCAGATAGGTCATCCGGTAGCTGATTATGAGACATTGGTGAAGTGGTGGGCAAAGAATACGGAAAATCGTCCTTTGTTCATTGGTCAGTCGGTAATGAATACGGTGCAGAATGCTGATCCGCAGACTCCTTCCATGAACCAGCTTCCCCGTAAGATGGCGTTGCAACGTGCTTATCAGACGATTGGTGGAAGTTGTCAGTGGCCTGCAAGTGCAGTGGTGGAGAATGCCGGAAAGTATCGTGATGCTTTGATGGCTGAATACCACAAATATCCCGCCTTGCCTCCTGTTTTTGATTTCATGGATAATGAAGCGCCGGATAAAGTGCGCAAGATGAAACCGGTGTGGACAGAAGATGGATATCTTTTGTTCTGGACAGCACCGAAGTATAAGGATGAAATGGATCGTGCCGTACAGTATGTGATTTACCGTTTCGATGCTAAAGAGAAAGTGGACATCAGTGATCCTTCTCATATTGTAGCCATCACGCGGGATAACTTCTATAAGTTACCCTATGAAAATGGAAAGACTAAATATCGCTATGTGGTAACAGCACTCGACCGACTGCATAATGAGTCGAAGGTAGTGGCCAAAAAGGTGAAGCTATAA